The proteins below are encoded in one region of Bacteroidota bacterium:
- a CDS encoding choice-of-anchor D domain-containing protein, producing MKFISFISLCLLLVICRTEASAQHWTKVLSVQSVGSAGAFTNADHGCIGTGDYSSGAAIQIWFTSDGGAHWTRSLLPNMRLNGQVTDMAFRDELNGWATIQESIEHGWSGLYRTYDGGRTWQLWTQATFPVSIRITGRGIFYVERYAGIKRSTDDGLTFTNILFSGGALGLDFMNDNVGIMTTEGDPSQPYYTTVDGGQNWLPYQARRESWGAFADPASKKLFFSSEHDIPYPGSQSFVGMSSNFGVTFQQSYLTDSTDGLTGGISGARGCRSVVYIQRQYAARGNTNLDDGMLRSTDGGLKWVPIGGPYNYNDKRFAVTGRGAVVYAFDHVGGIWKTSDGGDGTLTPSVLNSFKVISIGSSGPLNATVCDSASVVFKFNYADCDSVSIIGVEFPDDSLHELSSPHRPRFFGYGGSSVDSVTIRFKPVASGTNTRTIRFSIRQADGFIQDTIVTITINAFPSPEKLSIAEVVGDSLGFGEASVCGGDSVRTITISNLGCTGLSIVNVQVLGTSFSLRSGFTPFVLDPGFSKQYLLRYKATLVGPEVGALVVTTATQSDTTSLRGIGKAGQRLLVLSQPSITSTICDSALVTIHLRNFSCSSVRIDSMTVPDPYRLGAVTLPVSIPTDSQITIPLRFVPSTPGTYSLPIVVHGKDINEAFDTNLTVTAVATEGTASYSYSPDHIDFGSVSVCSAREFTVTVVSTGCDTLEIPVDTLGGADTAAFHITADVSTRRVLGGDTIRITVRFHPFVKTTYNTTLHITTNVGMIDIPMTGTGSSDPGVLSLGDATLGTILTCNDTTFAIRLENTTCDSLVFDSLRIEGIASADFAIAANTPQPLAIGSAVTLGGRFAPLTGGSRDAILHCYLHKSDGSTVEVTSQLHGDALQPQPVRITLNAGAITSVPGSVVSIPVEVLDTCYVDVRTVRLVLKLNTDLLTPTAFVTTGSIMQGMSIRSFAAEGDTASVLLDVPAGQHLASGLFGTMICSTYVTDTNFTPITIAAFDLQDANGASECLPTTLAAQSQSSFTLLGECGTNVLEQYLQHGPSAIYITGIVPNPAHRTIMIHARVRGGLGEPIVIDIINDAGAIVQSQVVQPPTATAVISVPIILEGASGPRTVRMRSGSFEANERFLYLK from the coding sequence GTGAAATTCATTTCGTTCATATCGCTCTGCCTGCTGCTCGTCATCTGTCGGACGGAGGCCTCGGCGCAACATTGGACGAAAGTACTCAGTGTTCAGTCGGTCGGCAGTGCCGGGGCATTCACGAATGCCGATCACGGATGCATCGGTACCGGTGATTATTCGAGCGGCGCGGCGATCCAGATCTGGTTTACCAGTGACGGCGGCGCACACTGGACCCGCTCGCTTCTGCCGAACATGCGTCTCAATGGGCAGGTTACCGACATGGCCTTTCGCGACGAACTCAACGGGTGGGCGACGATCCAGGAATCGATCGAACACGGATGGAGCGGTCTCTATCGTACCTACGATGGCGGCCGAACCTGGCAGTTGTGGACGCAAGCGACATTCCCCGTCTCAATCAGGATCACCGGTCGCGGCATTTTTTATGTCGAACGTTATGCGGGCATCAAGCGCTCGACCGACGACGGACTGACATTTACGAACATCCTCTTTTCCGGCGGTGCACTTGGCCTCGACTTCATGAACGACAACGTCGGGATCATGACGACCGAAGGCGACCCAAGCCAGCCATACTATACCACCGTCGATGGCGGCCAAAACTGGCTTCCCTATCAGGCCAGGCGTGAATCATGGGGAGCATTCGCCGACCCTGCATCCAAGAAGCTCTTCTTTTCGAGCGAGCACGATATTCCATACCCTGGTTCGCAGTCGTTCGTCGGGATGAGTTCGAACTTCGGTGTGACCTTCCAGCAATCGTATCTTACCGATTCGACCGATGGCCTCACCGGTGGTATCTCGGGCGCTCGCGGTTGCCGTTCGGTCGTCTATATTCAGCGCCAGTATGCCGCGCGCGGAAATACGAATCTCGACGACGGCATGCTCCGCAGTACCGACGGCGGTCTGAAGTGGGTACCGATCGGAGGCCCCTACAATTACAACGACAAACGATTCGCGGTCACCGGCCGCGGAGCAGTCGTCTATGCATTCGATCACGTAGGCGGAATCTGGAAAACAAGCGACGGCGGCGACGGGACACTCACGCCGTCGGTCCTCAATTCGTTCAAGGTCATTTCAATCGGCAGCTCGGGCCCATTGAATGCGACAGTATGCGACAGCGCCTCCGTCGTGTTCAAGTTTAATTATGCCGATTGCGACAGTGTGTCGATCATCGGCGTCGAATTTCCCGATGACTCGCTGCACGAACTTTCCTCGCCGCATCGTCCCCGATTCTTCGGGTATGGCGGTTCATCTGTCGATTCGGTAACGATCCGATTCAAGCCGGTCGCAAGTGGGACAAATACCAGAACGATCCGTTTTAGTATTCGTCAGGCCGACGGGTTCATCCAGGACACTATTGTAACGATCACGATCAACGCCTTTCCCTCACCCGAGAAATTATCGATTGCGGAAGTAGTCGGCGATTCGCTCGGGTTTGGTGAAGCAAGTGTCTGTGGTGGAGACTCCGTACGAACGATCACCATCTCGAATCTCGGATGTACCGGCCTATCAATTGTAAACGTGCAAGTTCTCGGCACCTCATTTTCGTTGCGATCGGGCTTCACCCCGTTCGTGCTCGACCCGGGATTCTCGAAACAATATCTGCTGCGTTATAAAGCAACACTGGTCGGACCGGAGGTCGGAGCGCTGGTGGTGACGACTGCAACCCAATCGGATACGACCTCATTACGCGGCATCGGGAAAGCGGGGCAACGATTACTCGTCCTCTCCCAACCGTCGATTACGAGCACGATCTGCGACTCTGCGCTTGTAACGATCCATCTTCGCAATTTCTCTTGCTCGTCTGTTCGTATCGATTCGATGACCGTGCCCGACCCATATCGGCTTGGCGCCGTCACACTGCCGGTCTCGATCCCAACGGATTCACAAATCACTATTCCGCTTCGCTTCGTCCCCTCGACACCCGGCACATATTCGCTCCCCATCGTTGTACATGGCAAAGACATCAACGAAGCGTTCGATACGAACCTAACGGTGACGGCGGTCGCCACCGAGGGCACGGCATCCTACTCCTATTCGCCCGATCATATCGATTTCGGTTCGGTCTCGGTGTGCTCGGCACGCGAGTTTACCGTGACGGTTGTGAGCACCGGTTGCGATACACTGGAGATACCGGTGGATACGCTTGGCGGTGCCGATACAGCAGCATTCCACATCACGGCGGACGTCTCGACCCGGCGAGTGCTTGGTGGCGACACGATTCGCATCACCGTTCGCTTCCACCCGTTCGTAAAAACCACGTACAATACGACGCTTCATATCACAACGAACGTCGGTATGATCGACATACCGATGACAGGGACCGGATCGTCGGACCCCGGCGTACTTTCGCTCGGCGATGCGACACTTGGGACCATCCTTACTTGCAACGATACTACGTTTGCGATCCGATTGGAGAATACGACCTGCGACTCGCTTGTGTTCGACTCGCTACGGATCGAAGGAATCGCCAGTGCCGACTTCGCGATTGCCGCAAACACACCGCAGCCGCTCGCGATCGGGAGTGCTGTCACACTCGGCGGAAGATTCGCACCACTTACCGGCGGGAGCCGTGACGCAATCCTGCACTGCTATTTGCACAAGAGCGATGGCTCGACCGTAGAGGTCACGTCACAGCTTCATGGCGACGCATTGCAACCACAACCCGTGCGCATCACACTCAATGCAGGTGCCATCACATCGGTACCCGGTAGCGTCGTCTCGATTCCCGTGGAAGTACTCGATACATGCTATGTCGATGTTCGGACGGTGCGCCTCGTCCTGAAGCTCAACACCGATCTGCTCACCCCGACGGCATTCGTCACGACAGGATCGATCATGCAAGGGATGAGCATTCGCAGTTTCGCAGCCGAAGGAGATACGGCAAGCGTGCTGCTCGATGTTCCAGCGGGTCAGCACCTCGCAAGCGGATTGTTCGGCACGATGATCTGCTCGACGTATGTCACCGACACCAATTTCACTCCGATCACGATCGCAGCGTTCGATCTTCAAGATGCTAATGGTGCAAGTGAGTGCCTGCCGACGACACTCGCAGCCCAGTCGCAGTCATCGTTCACGCTGTTGGGAGAATGCGGGACGAACGTACTCGAACAATATCTCCAGCACGGACCAAGTGCGATTTATATCACCGGTATCGTCCCCAATCCTGCGCATCGGACAATCATGATCCATGCTCGTGTTCGAGGGGGTCTTGGTGAACCGATCGTGATCGATATTATCAACGATGCCGGAGCGATTGTGCAATCACAGGTCGTTCAACCGCCGACCGCTACAGCGGTGATCAGCGTACCAATTATACTCGAAGGCGCATCGGGGCCGCGAACCGTGCGTATGCGCAGCGGCTCGTTCGAAGCGAATGAACGATTCCTCTACTTGAAATAA
- the rseP gene encoding RIP metalloprotease RseP, translated as MEFLQTLFYFILTIFVLVSIHEFGHFIAGRIFGMYVPVYSIGMGRRLFGWNKLNGFTFGPLSEELEAQLGKNTDYRLSLLPIGGYARIAGMIDETQMEEISGPAQPWEFRSKSWWKKSIVLSAGVILNFMLAGAIFIGLKYSEGKIIWNTTTIGYVAQNSVSAKLGVLPGDKVIAIDGKPMTNWQDVDIDGTIGHLGRDYAMTLERAGTKYTVTYHTTEMTTEPAELDKRFGLYPEGMAGATVNDVTASYPADHAGFKAGDRVVKINGVPVLNEVAMIDMIKTHANQPITVTYVRDNKEVDVAVTPNAAGQIGVQISPAPYSGPTTKLDYSMGEAISTGINDLFYQTKMYVQNIAMIFTGKVNFSKNVGGPIKIAQFASRSAKSGIVAYLSFMAILSLSLAFLNILPVPALDGGHLIIVLIEAVLRRELSQKFKMGFQRVGVTLLLLLMVFMVFNDLRGL; from the coding sequence ATGGAATTTCTGCAAACGCTCTTCTACTTCATCCTGACGATTTTCGTCCTCGTTTCGATCCACGAGTTCGGACACTTCATCGCAGGTCGCATCTTCGGGATGTATGTCCCGGTCTATTCGATCGGGATGGGCCGCCGTCTGTTCGGGTGGAACAAGCTCAACGGCTTCACCTTCGGTCCGCTCAGTGAAGAGCTCGAAGCACAACTTGGGAAGAATACCGATTACCGTCTGTCACTGCTGCCGATCGGCGGCTATGCACGGATTGCGGGCATGATCGACGAGACACAGATGGAAGAGATCTCCGGTCCGGCCCAGCCGTGGGAATTCCGTTCGAAGAGTTGGTGGAAGAAGTCGATCGTGCTTTCGGCGGGTGTGATCCTGAATTTCATGCTTGCGGGTGCGATCTTCATCGGCCTGAAGTATTCCGAAGGGAAGATCATTTGGAATACGACGACGATCGGCTATGTCGCGCAGAACTCGGTTTCGGCGAAACTGGGTGTATTGCCCGGCGACAAAGTGATCGCGATCGATGGCAAACCAATGACGAATTGGCAAGATGTCGATATCGACGGGACGATCGGACATCTGGGCCGCGACTACGCGATGACACTTGAGCGTGCCGGTACAAAATATACCGTCACGTATCATACGACGGAAATGACGACCGAACCCGCCGAGCTCGATAAGCGATTCGGCCTCTATCCCGAAGGTATGGCAGGCGCGACCGTTAACGATGTGACGGCGTCTTATCCGGCCGATCACGCGGGGTTCAAAGCGGGCGATCGCGTTGTCAAGATCAACGGCGTACCGGTGCTCAACGAGGTGGCGATGATCGATATGATCAAGACGCATGCCAACCAACCGATCACCGTGACGTATGTGCGCGATAATAAAGAGGTAGACGTTGCGGTGACTCCGAACGCCGCCGGACAGATCGGCGTCCAGATTAGCCCCGCGCCGTATTCCGGTCCGACGACGAAGCTGGATTACTCGATGGGAGAGGCGATCTCAACGGGCATCAACGACCTCTTCTATCAGACGAAGATGTACGTACAGAATATCGCGATGATCTTTACCGGGAAGGTAAACTTCTCGAAGAATGTCGGCGGCCCGATCAAGATCGCGCAGTTCGCTTCGCGCAGTGCCAAAAGCGGAATCGTGGCATACCTGAGCTTCATGGCGATCCTTTCGCTCTCGCTTGCTTTCCTGAATATCCTCCCTGTGCCGGCGCTCGATGGCGGACATCTTATTATTGTGCTCATCGAGGCCGTACTTCGCCGCGAGCTCTCGCAGAAGTTCAAGATGGGTTTTCAACGAGTGGGCGTGACGCTGCTCTTGCTGTTGATGGTCTTCATGGTCTTTAACGACCTGCGCGGACTCTGA
- a CDS encoding 1-deoxy-D-xylulose-5-phosphate reductoisomerase, producing MNTTPRRLCILGSTGSIGKNTLNVVRHNRDRFSVYAISAHRSVDEVLRQIQEFSPKVVVMTDSDAYHAVLQAVGTSVDVRFGAEALEAIAADDAVDTVVGAMVGFAGLRPTIAAIHAGKRVALANKETLVVAGELMTGLAKRTGAELVPIDSEHSAVAQCLVGESNDLIKRIILTASGGPFRTLPAEEFAAITLERALKHPNWVMGRKITIDSATLMNKGLEVIEARWLFGVGLEQVDVIVHPQSVVHSMVEFKDGSIKAQLGAPDMRLPIQYALGFPERLPVAYDLLDLLKNNRFDFEEPDTTRFPALRLAREAASLGGVYPCILNSANEVAVEAFLEERIAFTDIPHVIADAISNAPASCAEPFDVNTEAGIAAGLERIYDADVQTRVYAQERIG from the coding sequence ATGAATACCACACCCCGCCGCTTGTGTATCCTCGGTTCGACCGGAAGTATCGGCAAGAATACGCTCAACGTCGTGCGCCATAACCGCGATCGGTTTTCGGTGTATGCCATTTCCGCCCATCGCTCGGTTGACGAAGTGCTCCGTCAGATTCAGGAGTTCTCGCCGAAGGTCGTGGTCATGACCGATAGCGATGCCTATCATGCGGTGCTGCAAGCGGTCGGGACATCCGTTGATGTGCGCTTCGGTGCGGAGGCGCTCGAAGCAATTGCTGCCGACGATGCGGTCGACACTGTTGTCGGCGCGATGGTCGGCTTCGCAGGGTTACGGCCGACAATCGCCGCCATCCATGCAGGCAAGCGCGTGGCGTTAGCGAACAAAGAGACGCTCGTCGTTGCGGGCGAATTAATGACAGGGCTCGCCAAACGCACCGGTGCCGAGCTTGTGCCGATCGACTCCGAACATTCGGCAGTAGCGCAGTGCCTTGTCGGCGAATCGAACGATTTGATCAAACGGATTATCCTCACCGCCAGCGGCGGACCCTTCCGTACGCTACCCGCAGAAGAGTTTGCCGCGATCACGCTCGAACGTGCGCTCAAGCATCCGAACTGGGTGATGGGTCGCAAGATCACGATCGACTCGGCAACCCTCATGAACAAAGGGCTCGAAGTCATCGAGGCGCGCTGGCTCTTTGGTGTAGGGCTCGAGCAAGTGGATGTGATTGTGCATCCGCAGTCGGTGGTCCATTCGATGGTCGAGTTCAAGGACGGTAGCATTAAAGCCCAGCTTGGTGCACCAGATATGCGATTGCCGATTCAATATGCACTCGGTTTCCCCGAACGTCTTCCGGTCGCGTATGACCTGCTCGATTTGCTAAAGAATAATCGCTTCGATTTCGAAGAACCCGACACTACCCGATTCCCGGCGCTGCGGTTAGCGCGCGAGGCGGCGTCACTCGGCGGTGTGTATCCGTGTATCCTCAATTCCGCCAACGAAGTAGCAGTGGAGGCATTCTTGGAAGAGCGCATCGCGTTTACGGATATTCCGCATGTGATCGCCGATGCTATCTCGAACGCTCCGGCGAGCTGTGCCGAACCCTTCGATGTAAACACCGAGGCCGGTATCGCCGCCGGTTTGGAACGTATCTACGATGCCGACGTACAGACAAGAGTATATGCCCAGGAGCGTATCGGGTAG
- a CDS encoding DUF4905 domain-containing protein: protein MSILSRIRGSKLKPAWQFQAGDGKMFWRLLISPNGILGGEERDVENKTASLFALDVASGTMIWRNVGIDEPWWFHSAKLTPQNLYIHRFRKPDMPEPLGIVTLDAATGTVRWEQPDVAMLFEYDGKVYAQREALGRTEFFAIDSRSGEVLEAFGSERENILGLQALVANEDTESIYSVPIAPGEELFEPIAALVSEVLDVNELRGSIDFADFGGKLVFSYHTRITGDANAMLANTLSNHLVILDKDSGDVLYREVLNSRTPYPVPDNFFIHRGVLIYVKETTELVGIPLR from the coding sequence ATGAGCATTCTTTCACGCATCCGAGGCAGTAAGCTCAAGCCCGCCTGGCAGTTCCAAGCCGGCGATGGGAAGATGTTCTGGCGCCTGCTCATCAGCCCGAACGGTATCCTCGGCGGTGAGGAGCGCGATGTGGAGAACAAGACGGCTTCGCTCTTTGCCCTCGATGTGGCATCGGGCACGATGATCTGGCGAAACGTCGGCATCGACGAACCGTGGTGGTTCCATTCGGCAAAGCTCACCCCGCAGAATCTCTATATCCATCGCTTCCGCAAGCCCGACATGCCCGAGCCGCTCGGCATCGTCACGCTCGACGCCGCGACCGGTACCGTTCGCTGGGAGCAACCGGATGTTGCGATGCTCTTCGAATACGACGGCAAGGTGTACGCCCAACGCGAGGCGCTCGGCCGCACTGAGTTCTTTGCGATCGATAGCCGCAGTGGCGAAGTGCTCGAGGCTTTTGGCTCGGAGCGCGAGAACATCCTTGGGTTGCAGGCGCTTGTGGCGAACGAGGATACGGAATCTATCTACTCGGTACCGATCGCTCCGGGCGAGGAGCTCTTCGAACCGATCGCAGCGCTCGTAAGCGAAGTGCTCGATGTGAATGAACTTCGCGGCTCGATCGACTTCGCCGACTTCGGCGGGAAGCTTGTCTTTAGTTACCACACACGCATCACCGGCGATGCCAATGCGATGCTCGCGAACACGCTGTCGAACCACCTTGTCATTCTCGACAAGGACAGCGGCGATGTGCTCTATCGCGAAGTGCTCAATAGCCGCACGCCGTATCCCGTGCCCGATAACTTTTTTATCCATCGTGGAGTATTGATCTATGTCAAAGAGACCACAGAACTCGTGGGCATTCCGCTTCGGTAG
- the bcp gene encoding thioredoxin-dependent thiol peroxidase produces MLTVGDKAPDFSGIDDSGKTISLKDFKGKKFVLYFYPKDNTSGCTVEACDFRDTFPSFRKAGIPVIGVSPDTEKSHKGFKEKYELPFPLIADTDKKICEAFGVWQEKSMYGRKYMGVVRSTFIIDEKGKIAALYSKVKVPGHVKEVLEAAKA; encoded by the coding sequence ATGCTCACAGTAGGCGATAAAGCTCCGGACTTTTCCGGAATCGACGACAGCGGGAAGACGATCTCGCTCAAAGACTTCAAAGGCAAGAAGTTCGTCCTGTACTTCTACCCGAAGGATAACACGTCCGGCTGTACCGTCGAGGCGTGTGATTTCCGTGATACTTTTCCCTCGTTCCGCAAGGCTGGCATTCCGGTCATCGGTGTAAGTCCGGACACCGAGAAGTCGCACAAAGGCTTCAAAGAGAAGTATGAACTTCCGTTTCCGCTGATCGCGGATACCGACAAGAAGATCTGCGAAGCGTTCGGCGTCTGGCAAGAGAAGTCGATGTACGGCCGCAAGTACATGGGCGTCGTGCGTTCGACGTTCATCATCGACGAAAAAGGCAAGATTGCAGCCTTGTATTCAAAGGTGAAGGTCCCGGGTCACGTCAAAGAAGTGTTGGAAGCAGCGAAGGCATGA
- a CDS encoding SRPBCC family protein, giving the protein MTIYTVESAVTIAAPIEAVFDFHLDVANLNKISPPGMSARLVKDEGLGTARTMYLEITQFGLFKSHWIVKIDEFDPPFKLTDLVVKGPFPYFRHSRTFSQPCAALTELRDKLEYALPFGAIGRLANKISVQRMINDMFEHRHRITKELLEERFYIKEIPVS; this is encoded by the coding sequence ATGACGATCTACACCGTCGAAAGTGCTGTGACCATTGCCGCCCCGATCGAGGCGGTGTTCGATTTTCATCTCGATGTTGCGAACCTCAACAAGATCTCGCCACCCGGCATGTCGGCGCGGCTGGTGAAGGACGAGGGACTCGGTACGGCCCGGACGATGTACCTTGAGATTACCCAATTCGGATTATTCAAGAGCCATTGGATCGTGAAGATCGACGAATTCGATCCGCCGTTCAAGCTCACCGACCTCGTGGTGAAAGGTCCCTTCCCCTACTTTCGCCATTCCCGTACGTTCAGCCAGCCGTGTGCAGCGCTGACAGAATTGCGCGACAAGTTGGAATACGCCCTGCCATTCGGTGCGATCGGCCGATTGGCGAACAAGATTTCGGTGCAGCGGATGATCAACGATATGTTCGAGCATCGGCACCGCATCACCAAAGAACTGCTCGAAGAGCGATTCTATATCAAAGAGATCCCTGTATCGTGA
- a CDS encoding GNAT family N-acetyltransferase, protein MTKRLVLRAFDSKDAESYYDLEQRGLRDHLAAFMPGTPDDERARAEGIREMRAKIRTTLDKWDDGTDYRFVIRESGSETIIGQIAVTNIIRNVAQSAFVGYWVGHDWLGRGVATEATAAILAFAFDVLRLHRISIWISPENAASLRVVEKLGLRYEGTAIRALHQGGKWTDTRVFAITSEEWNERRNELQTFYQ, encoded by the coding sequence GTGACCAAACGCCTCGTCCTGCGCGCGTTCGACTCCAAAGATGCCGAGAGCTACTACGATCTCGAACAGCGCGGCCTTCGCGACCACTTGGCGGCATTCATGCCGGGTACTCCTGACGACGAGCGAGCGCGGGCCGAAGGCATCCGAGAGATGCGCGCGAAGATCAGGACGACGCTCGACAAGTGGGACGACGGTACCGACTATCGGTTTGTGATCCGCGAGTCGGGGTCGGAGACGATCATCGGCCAGATCGCCGTCACGAACATTATCCGCAACGTCGCACAATCTGCCTTCGTCGGCTATTGGGTCGGCCATGACTGGTTGGGCCGAGGCGTTGCGACCGAGGCAACGGCGGCGATCCTGGCGTTCGCGTTCGATGTGCTGCGGCTGCACCGCATTTCGATCTGGATCTCACCCGAGAACGCAGCAAGCCTGCGCGTCGTTGAGAAGTTGGGTTTGCGTTATGAAGGGACGGCCATCCGCGCATTGCATCAGGGCGGGAAATGGACCGATACCCGTGTCTTTGCGATCACCAGTGAAGAGTGGAATGAAAGAAGGAATGAACTACAGACATTCTATCAGTAA
- a CDS encoding NAD(P)H-dependent oxidoreductase subunit E, producing the protein MSVPKYTHHIFVCENYRDPSDPRGCCAAKGSEAIRKKLKEELKKRGLKGQARANKAGCLDQCAKGPAVVVYPEGIWYAHVTENDVEEIVESHIVGGKPVERLLMK; encoded by the coding sequence ATGAGCGTCCCGAAATACACGCACCATATTTTCGTCTGCGAGAACTACCGCGATCCGAGCGATCCGCGCGGATGCTGCGCAGCAAAAGGCTCGGAAGCCATCCGCAAGAAGCTCAAAGAAGAATTAAAGAAGCGCGGACTCAAAGGTCAGGCACGAGCGAACAAAGCCGGATGCTTGGACCAGTGTGCAAAGGGTCCGGCCGTTGTTGTATACCCCGAAGGCATCTGGTACGCTCACGTCACGGAGAACGACGTCGAGGAGATCGTCGAATCGCACATCGTCGGCGGCAAGCCGGTCGAGCGGTTGCTGATGAAGTAG
- the rfaE2 gene encoding D-glycero-beta-D-manno-heptose 1-phosphate adenylyltransferase, with protein sequence MPPLHTVPVFRFRDEKERAALRQWRGALRVTGKKLVFTNGVFDLLHRGHVTYLLAARNEGDALMVGVNADASVKRLKGESRPIQSEEDRALILASLSACDCIVIFDEDTPKELIDFVIPDVLVKGGDYKIEEIVGRDTVEKSGGKVMTIPFVDGKSTTGIVEKMKG encoded by the coding sequence ATGCCGCCGCTGCATACCGTACCAGTATTCCGATTCCGCGACGAAAAAGAACGAGCCGCTCTGCGTCAATGGCGCGGAGCCTTACGTGTGACGGGCAAGAAGCTCGTGTTCACCAACGGCGTCTTCGATCTTTTGCATCGGGGCCATGTCACCTATCTCCTTGCAGCCCGCAACGAAGGTGATGCGCTGATGGTCGGGGTGAACGCCGATGCATCGGTGAAACGCTTGAAAGGAGAATCTCGTCCGATCCAGAGCGAAGAAGATCGTGCACTGATCCTCGCTTCACTGAGCGCATGCGATTGCATCGTGATCTTCGATGAGGATACGCCGAAAGAGCTAATCGACTTCGTCATCCCGGATGTACTCGTCAAAGGCGGCGATTACAAGATTGAAGAAATTGTCGGACGCGATACGGTCGAGAAGAGCGGCGGCAAGGTGATGACGATCCCGTTCGTCGATGGGAAAAGCACGACGGGTATTGTGGAGAAGATGAAAGGGTAG
- the rlmN gene encoding 23S rRNA (adenine(2503)-C(2))-methyltransferase RlmN encodes MNETPTTLFGLNEPAIAAALAQADPSLPRFRSRQIYNALYAKGIRSFAEMSNLPAALRASLDARFPIVHPKIVKESRSADGTIKYLFELSDGRQVESVLIPSEMRDARGEARRKTLCLSTQVGCPLDCKFCATASLKLKRNLTVGEIVGQYIAVEHASGEKITNVVYMGMGEPMLNYENVVASLRILTDPELEIIGAKRITVSTSGFPDEIRRFAKEGLGVKLALSLHATTDALRVQLMPIDKKYPLDTVIAAMEDYYRETHIPVTYEYILFDKLNDTPADAKRLAKIARRAPSKVNVIPFHPIDFTQPSGLGATLHPSSEAHFNEFIRQLKEHGAHVMVRSSAGVDIEAACGQLALSNEPHLHDIAVE; translated from the coding sequence ATGAACGAGACCCCGACAACGCTCTTTGGCTTGAATGAGCCCGCGATCGCGGCTGCGCTTGCGCAGGCTGATCCGTCGCTGCCGCGATTTCGTTCGCGTCAGATCTATAACGCGCTCTACGCAAAAGGCATTCGCTCGTTCGCCGAGATGTCGAACCTGCCAGCAGCACTGCGGGCTTCACTTGACGCGCGCTTCCCGATCGTCCATCCGAAGATCGTCAAAGAATCCCGTAGCGCTGACGGGACGATCAAGTATCTGTTCGAGCTTTCCGATGGCAGACAGGTCGAGTCCGTCCTGATCCCGAGCGAGATGCGCGATGCACGCGGCGAAGCACGCCGCAAGACACTGTGCTTATCGACGCAGGTAGGCTGTCCGCTCGATTGCAAGTTCTGTGCGACGGCATCACTGAAGCTCAAGCGCAACCTCACTGTCGGCGAGATCGTCGGCCAATACATCGCGGTCGAGCACGCGAGCGGCGAGAAGATCACGAACGTCGTGTACATGGGCATGGGCGAACCGATGCTCAACTATGAGAACGTCGTCGCGTCGCTGCGCATACTCACCGATCCCGAGCTTGAGATCATCGGCGCCAAACGGATCACCGTCTCGACGAGCGGCTTCCCCGATGAGATTCGCCGCTTTGCAAAAGAGGGACTGGGGGTCAAGCTTGCGCTCTCGCTGCATGCCACAACCGATGCACTGCGCGTGCAACTGATGCCCATCGACAAAAAGTATCCGCTCGATACGGTCATCGCTGCAATGGAGGATTATTACCGCGAGACGCACATCCCGGTCACCTACGAATACATTCTTTTCGACAAGCTCAACGACACGCCGGCGGATGCAAAGCGCTTGGCAAAGATCGCTCGTCGTGCGCCAAGCAAGGTGAACGTCATCCCCTTCCATCCCATCGACTTTACGCAACCGAGCGGACTCGGCGCGACGCTACACCCAAGCTCCGAAGCGCATTTCAACGAGTTCATCCGTCAGCTCAAAGAGCACGGAGCGCATGTGATGGTTCGCTCGTCGGCTGGTGTTGATATCGAAGCGGCGTGCGGGCAGCTTGCACTTTCGAACGAGCCGCATCTTCACGATATTGCTGTCGAATAG